In the genome of Tropicibacter oceani, one region contains:
- a CDS encoding acyl-CoA synthetase, with the protein MTYAGVADRDAIQGAMPWDQRDVPKTIWGQLSKTADAFPDRPAVSYQLLSGPKDKSETLSWRELQARTAQAANLFRSLGIGEGDVIAYVLPNCNETIATLLGGAVAGIVNPINPLLEPEQIASILRETKAKVVVTLKPFPKTDVPQKVAEAVQHAPGVNTVLEVDLNRYLAPPKSWIVPLVRPKLDRSHAHADYKCFSKEVAKQSRTLGFADSTDDRIAAYFHTGGTTGMPKVAQHKYSGMIYNGWLGATLLFDERDNIMCPLPLFHVFACHVILMAALCSGAHVVFPTPAGYRGEGVFDNFWKLCERWKISFVITVPTAVAALMQRPVDADISSIKTAFSGSAPMPLELFKRFEAACGVTICEGYGLTEATCLVSVNPPDGEKKVGSTGIALPYTDVKIVKMVGDAPVECSVDEVGEICISNPGVFAGHTYTEAEKNADLFHYGTHLRTGDLGRVDADGYLWITGRAKDLIIRSGHNIDPAEIEEALLAHPAVAFAGAIGQPDAYAGELPCAFVELVSGASVTEEELLEHARVHVHERAAHPKHMTILGELPKTAVGKVFKPDLRKAAITRVYNAALEEQGLAARVVSVVDDKKRGLVAQLDRNGAEETTVAEVLGAFTRPWEWSQ; encoded by the coding sequence ATGACCTATGCAGGGGTGGCCGACCGTGATGCAATACAAGGGGCGATGCCCTGGGATCAGCGCGACGTTCCGAAAACGATCTGGGGCCAGCTGTCCAAAACCGCTGATGCCTTTCCCGATCGTCCGGCCGTCAGCTATCAGCTGTTGTCCGGGCCCAAGGACAAGTCAGAGACGCTGAGCTGGCGCGAGTTGCAGGCCAGGACAGCGCAGGCGGCGAACCTTTTTCGCAGTCTCGGCATCGGTGAAGGCGATGTGATCGCCTATGTGCTGCCCAACTGCAACGAGACGATTGCCACGCTGTTGGGGGGCGCCGTTGCGGGCATCGTCAATCCGATCAACCCGCTTTTGGAGCCTGAGCAGATCGCCTCGATCCTGCGCGAGACCAAGGCCAAGGTCGTTGTCACGCTGAAACCTTTCCCCAAGACCGATGTGCCGCAGAAGGTGGCCGAGGCGGTGCAGCATGCGCCGGGGGTGAATACGGTTCTGGAGGTCGATCTGAACCGCTATCTGGCGCCGCCCAAAAGCTGGATCGTGCCTTTGGTGCGGCCGAAGCTGGACCGCAGCCATGCCCATGCCGACTACAAGTGTTTCTCGAAAGAGGTTGCGAAGCAGTCGAGGACCCTGGGGTTCGCCGACAGCACCGATGACCGGATCGCCGCCTATTTCCACACCGGCGGCACCACCGGCATGCCCAAGGTGGCCCAGCACAAATACAGCGGGATGATCTATAACGGCTGGCTGGGGGCGACGCTGCTGTTTGACGAGCGGGACAACATCATGTGTCCGCTGCCGTTGTTCCACGTCTTTGCCTGCCACGTCATCCTGATGGCGGCGCTGTGTTCGGGGGCGCATGTGGTGTTCCCGACGCCTGCGGGCTATCGCGGCGAAGGTGTGTTCGACAATTTCTGGAAGCTGTGCGAGCGCTGGAAGATCAGCTTTGTGATCACCGTTCCCACGGCCGTTGCGGCGCTGATGCAGCGCCCGGTGGATGCGGATATTTCCAGCATCAAGACGGCGTTTTCGGGGTCGGCCCCGATGCCTTTGGAGTTGTTCAAGCGGTTCGAGGCGGCCTGCGGGGTTACCATCTGCGAAGGCTATGGTCTGACCGAGGCGACCTGCCTGGTCAGCGTCAACCCGCCGGACGGCGAAAAGAAGGTCGGATCGACCGGCATCGCGCTGCCCTATACGGACGTGAAGATCGTCAAGATGGTGGGTGACGCGCCGGTGGAATGCAGCGTCGACGAGGTCGGCGAGATCTGTATTTCCAACCCCGGCGTTTTTGCGGGCCATACCTATACCGAGGCGGAAAAGAACGCCGATCTGTTCCACTATGGCACCCATCTGCGCACCGGCGATCTGGGCCGGGTGGATGCGGACGGCTACCTGTGGATCACCGGCCGGGCCAAGGATCTGATCATCCGCTCGGGTCACAACATCGACCCCGCCGAGATCGAAGAGGCCCTGCTGGCGCATCCGGCGGTCGCCTTTGCCGGGGCCATCGGCCAGCCGGATGCCTATGCCGGCGAATTGCCCTGCGCCTTTGTCGAGCTGGTGTCCGGGGCAAGCGTTACCGAAGAGGAACTGCTGGAGCATGCCAGGGTGCATGTCCACGAACGCGCCGCCCATCCCAAGCACATGACCATCCTCGGCGAGCTGCCCAAAACCGCCGTCGGCAAGGTCTTCAAGCCCGATCTGCGCAAGGCCGCGATCACCCGCGTCTATAACGCGGCGTTGGAAGAGCAGGGGCTTGCGGCGCGGGTGGTTTCGGTCGTTGACGACAAAAAGCGCGGCCTTGTGGCGCAGCTTGACCGCAATGGCGCCGAAGAGACAACGGTGGCCGAGGTGCTTGGCGCCTTCACGCGGCCTTGGGAATGGTCCCAGTGA
- a CDS encoding undecaprenyl-diphosphate phosphatase, giving the protein MTFAHLLILALIQGITEFLPISSSGHLILLPNLTGMADQGQVLDVAVHIGTLFAVVLYFWKDVQEALFGIPAMLRGRLDSPGAKLAFLLLVATIPVILAGLVLKVTGLNDMLRSTAVIGWTMLIFGLVLYWADSRGSVEKTAPDWTLRDAVIMGLWQAVALIPGTSRSGITITAARQLGYARHDAARLSMLMSIPTIIASGTLLGLEVAATADAAAARDGAIAAVMAFVAALLALTLMMRLLRSVSFTPYVIYRVILGVILLWIAYT; this is encoded by the coding sequence ATGACCTTTGCCCACCTGCTGATCCTTGCATTGATCCAAGGGATTACCGAATTCTTGCCCATTTCGTCCTCGGGGCACCTGATTCTGCTGCCGAATCTGACCGGCATGGCGGATCAGGGCCAGGTTCTGGACGTTGCCGTCCATATCGGCACCCTGTTCGCCGTCGTGCTGTATTTCTGGAAAGACGTCCAAGAGGCCCTTTTCGGCATCCCCGCCATGCTGCGCGGACGGCTGGACAGCCCGGGGGCCAAGCTGGCCTTTCTGCTGTTGGTCGCCACGATCCCCGTGATCCTGGCCGGTCTGGTGCTGAAGGTCACCGGCCTGAACGACATGCTGCGCTCGACCGCGGTGATCGGCTGGACGATGCTGATTTTCGGACTGGTGCTGTACTGGGCCGACAGCCGGGGCAGCGTCGAAAAGACCGCCCCCGACTGGACCCTGCGCGACGCCGTCATCATGGGGTTGTGGCAGGCGGTGGCGCTGATCCCCGGCACCTCGCGGTCTGGCATCACGATCACGGCGGCGCGCCAGTTGGGCTATGCCCGTCACGACGCGGCGCGCCTGTCGATGCTGATGTCGATCCCCACGATCATCGCCTCGGGGACCTTGCTGGGGCTCGAAGTGGCGGCGACCGCCGATGCCGCTGCCGCGCGCGACGGCGCCATCGCCGCCGTCATGGCCTTTGTCGCGGCGCTTTTGGCGCTGACCTTGATGATGCGCCTGCTGCGCTCGGTCAGTTTTACGCCTTACGTGATCTACCGCGTGATCCTTGGCGTCATCCTGCTGTGGATCGCCTACACCTGA
- a CDS encoding NAD(P)-dependent oxidoreductase: MAKQPMLKFVDVARDMPEKRDADVRNKDFDEIYAEYAQAKAEEQASRCSQCGVPYCQSHCPLHNNIPDWLRLTATGRLEEAYEISQATNTFPEICGRICPQDRLCEGNCVIEQSGHGTVTIGSVEKYITDTAWEKGWVKPGVPMQERGESVGIIGAGPGGLAAADMLRRAGLQVTVYDRYDRAGGLLTYGIPGFKLEKDVVMRRIDQLEQAGVRFVQNCNVGEDMTFDDIRAQHDAVIIATGVYKSRDLRGPGVGATGIARAIDYLTASNRAANFGDKVPEFESGELNAKGKKVVVIGGGDTAMDCVRTAVRQGASSVKLLYRRDRANMPGSQREVQNAEEEGVQFEWLTAPKGFKGDPVSAVVVERMRLGLPDATGRQSPELIEGSDYDEPADLVIKALGFEPEDLPTLWGQPELEVTRWGTVKAEFTSGRTAMPGVYAIGDIVRGASLVVWAIRDGRDCAEALLTDLNAEAAVAAE, translated from the coding sequence ATGGCCAAGCAGCCCATGCTGAAATTCGTAGATGTTGCACGCGACATGCCCGAAAAGCGTGATGCGGACGTCCGCAACAAGGATTTCGACGAGATTTACGCCGAATACGCCCAGGCCAAGGCCGAAGAGCAGGCGAGCCGCTGCAGCCAGTGCGGCGTGCCCTATTGCCAAAGCCATTGCCCGCTGCACAACAACATTCCCGACTGGCTGCGCCTGACCGCGACGGGCCGTCTGGAAGAGGCGTACGAGATCAGCCAGGCCACCAACACCTTTCCGGAAATCTGCGGCCGCATCTGCCCGCAGGATCGCCTGTGCGAAGGCAACTGCGTCATCGAGCAATCCGGTCACGGCACGGTCACCATCGGGTCGGTCGAAAAATACATCACCGATACTGCTTGGGAAAAGGGCTGGGTCAAGCCCGGCGTTCCGATGCAGGAACGCGGTGAAAGCGTGGGCATCATCGGTGCCGGCCCCGGCGGGCTGGCGGCGGCGGACATGCTGCGCCGTGCCGGTCTGCAGGTCACGGTCTATGACCGCTATGACCGCGCCGGCGGCTTGCTGACCTATGGCATCCCTGGCTTCAAGCTGGAAAAGGATGTGGTCATGCGCCGGATCGACCAGCTGGAACAGGCTGGGGTGCGCTTTGTCCAGAACTGCAATGTCGGCGAGGATATGACCTTTGACGACATTCGGGCGCAGCATGATGCGGTGATCATCGCCACCGGCGTCTACAAGTCGCGCGACCTGCGCGGGCCGGGTGTCGGAGCCACGGGGATTGCACGGGCCATCGACTATCTGACTGCCTCGAACCGCGCCGCCAACTTTGGCGACAAGGTGCCGGAATTCGAAAGCGGCGAACTGAACGCCAAGGGCAAGAAGGTCGTCGTCATCGGCGGCGGCGACACCGCCATGGACTGCGTGCGCACCGCCGTGCGCCAAGGCGCAAGCAGCGTCAAACTGCTGTACCGCCGCGACCGCGCCAACATGCCGGGCAGCCAGCGTGAAGTGCAGAACGCCGAGGAAGAAGGCGTTCAGTTTGAATGGCTTACCGCGCCCAAGGGCTTCAAGGGCGATCCGGTTTCGGCCGTGGTGGTCGAACGCATGCGTCTGGGCCTGCCCGATGCGACGGGCCGTCAAAGCCCCGAACTGATCGAAGGCAGCGACTATGACGAACCGGCCGATCTGGTGATCAAGGCGCTGGGGTTCGAGCCCGAAGACCTGCCGACGCTGTGGGGACAGCCCGAGCTGGAAGTGACCCGCTGGGGCACCGTCAAGGCCGAGTTCACCAGTGGCCGCACCGCCATGCCGGGCGTCTATGCCATCGGCGATATCGTCCGCGGCGCATCGCTGGTGGTCTGGGCAATCCGCGACGGGCGCGACTGTGCAGAGGCCCTGTTGACGGACCTCAACGCCGAGGCTGCCGTCGCGGCGGAGTGA